A single window of Actinoallomurus bryophytorum DNA harbors:
- a CDS encoding ABC transporter ATP-binding protein, whose translation MSNAAVLCVRGLRKEYGRGDGLVRAVDGVDLDIGAGETVAVMGPSGCGKSTLLHLLGGLDRPSAGEVSLNGRRIDDIGEKALARMRRTDVGFVFQAFHLMEELTAVENVELPALLAGRSPRAARRRAVDLLEQVGLADRARFLPSALSGGQRQRVAVARALSNEPLVVLADEPTGNLDSAATLDVLQLFDRLHESGQTLVIVTHDARIAATVDRMISMRDGAFVDETRLSGGSTGQLGAFVGLED comes from the coding sequence GTGAGCAACGCCGCAGTGCTGTGCGTCCGCGGATTGCGAAAGGAGTACGGCAGGGGGGACGGCTTGGTACGCGCCGTCGACGGCGTCGATCTCGACATCGGCGCGGGAGAGACGGTGGCGGTGATGGGGCCCAGCGGCTGCGGGAAGTCCACACTGCTGCACCTGCTCGGGGGGCTGGACCGGCCCTCGGCCGGTGAGGTGTCGCTGAACGGCCGCCGCATCGACGACATCGGTGAGAAGGCCCTGGCGCGGATGCGGCGCACCGACGTCGGCTTCGTCTTCCAGGCCTTCCACCTGATGGAGGAGCTCACCGCCGTCGAGAACGTCGAGCTCCCCGCGCTACTGGCCGGACGCTCGCCGCGGGCGGCCAGACGGCGAGCCGTGGACCTGCTGGAACAGGTCGGGCTCGCCGACCGGGCACGTTTCCTGCCCTCCGCGCTCTCCGGTGGCCAGCGGCAGCGGGTCGCGGTCGCCCGGGCGTTGAGCAACGAACCGCTGGTCGTTCTCGCCGACGAGCCGACCGGAAACCTGGACAGTGCCGCCACCCTGGACGTCCTCCAGCTCTTCGACAGGCTGCACGAGTCCGGGCAGACGCTGGTCATCGTCACCCACGACGCGCGTATCGCGGCCACCGTGGACCGGATGATCTCCATGCGCGACGGTGCGTTCGTGGACGAGACCCGGTTGTCCGGTGGCAGCACCGGGCAGCTCGGCGCCTTCGTCGGGCTGGAGGACTGA
- a CDS encoding PadR family transcriptional regulator produces the protein MQQEVVLAMLAKEPSHGYQLRARLRDALGPLGDAMNAGHVYVTLTRLEKAGLLAVERSADGADRSDRKVYALTPDGQRRVAEWIAEVRWPRPDLAEFHLKLIAAAAAGLADPLTIVDTQRRELLRRLRDAQRAAMAEPARSDAALLLEGIVLRLQADLRWLEACEQNWTHRRSGS, from the coding sequence ATGCAGCAGGAAGTAGTGCTGGCGATGCTGGCCAAGGAGCCCTCGCACGGGTACCAGCTGCGCGCACGGCTACGCGACGCGCTCGGCCCTCTCGGGGACGCGATGAACGCCGGGCACGTCTACGTCACACTGACCCGGCTGGAGAAGGCCGGCCTGCTGGCGGTCGAGAGGTCCGCCGACGGCGCCGACCGGTCGGATCGCAAGGTGTACGCGCTCACCCCCGACGGCCAGCGGCGGGTCGCCGAGTGGATCGCCGAGGTGCGCTGGCCACGACCCGACCTCGCGGAGTTCCATCTCAAGTTGATCGCCGCGGCGGCGGCCGGGCTGGCCGACCCGCTCACCATCGTCGACACGCAGCGCCGCGAGTTGCTGCGCCGGCTGCGTGACGCCCAGCGCGCCGCCATGGCCGAGCCGGCCCGCTCGGACGCGGCCCTGTTGCTGGAGGGCATCGTGCTCCGGCTTCAGGCGGATCTGCGCTGGCTCGAGGCCTGTGAGCAGAACTGGACCCACCGAAGGAGTGGATCGTGA
- a CDS encoding AMP-binding protein, with translation MLTVDMVRAGARRHRDRVAIRYRDQSLTFRQVDELANRLANALIGSGVEAGERVGLLIGNGPWTVPLDFACLKARACRVPLNARLSADEHARMLADAGVRTLVYESALAGRAAELAERLDGLRAIGLGGARTGDPDLLERARSASVADPRLPARPDDVILALYTSGTTGTLKAAQHTQASYAAIVSNILTNLLSPGRDDVMLHAAPLIHASGTFVLPFWLRGAQAAVLDGFDPETYLAAISRYGVTHANLVPTMLQMLLATGGARERPGRLRSVIYGASPMPRPVIEKAMRAWGPIFTQYYGQTEAPLCLSVLAAEDHVGPDAPLGSCGQPSVDAEIRLVDERGAEVAPGQPGEVTVRAPFAMAGYLDAPELNAATFLGDGWLRTRDVARMDERGFLYLVDRTSDMIVSGAYNVYPREVEDALHTHPAVAECAVVGAPDERWVEAVVAFVVRRPGAAVTGTELAEHVRVRLAGYKVPKRVEFVPAIPKSGVGKILRRELRDPLWAGAGRAR, from the coding sequence ATGCTGACCGTCGACATGGTGAGGGCCGGGGCACGCCGGCACCGGGACCGCGTCGCGATCCGGTACCGGGACCAGTCGCTGACGTTCCGCCAGGTCGACGAGCTGGCCAATCGCCTGGCGAACGCCCTGATAGGAAGCGGTGTCGAGGCAGGTGAGCGCGTCGGCCTCCTGATCGGCAACGGGCCGTGGACGGTCCCCCTGGACTTCGCCTGTCTCAAGGCGCGGGCGTGCCGCGTGCCGCTGAACGCGCGGCTGTCCGCGGACGAGCACGCGCGGATGCTGGCCGATGCCGGAGTGCGCACCCTGGTCTACGAGTCGGCCCTCGCCGGGCGTGCGGCCGAGCTCGCCGAGCGGCTCGACGGTCTACGCGCGATCGGGCTCGGCGGCGCGCGCACCGGCGACCCCGACCTGCTGGAGCGGGCGCGTTCGGCGTCGGTGGCCGACCCCCGGCTGCCCGCGCGGCCCGACGACGTGATCCTCGCCCTGTACACCTCCGGCACGACCGGAACGCTCAAGGCGGCCCAGCACACCCAGGCGAGCTACGCCGCGATCGTGTCCAACATCCTGACCAACCTGCTCAGCCCGGGCCGCGACGACGTGATGCTGCACGCCGCGCCGCTGATCCATGCGAGCGGCACGTTCGTGCTGCCGTTCTGGCTACGCGGCGCGCAGGCCGCGGTGCTCGACGGCTTCGACCCGGAGACCTATCTCGCGGCGATCTCCCGTTACGGCGTGACGCACGCGAACCTCGTGCCGACCATGCTGCAGATGCTCCTGGCGACCGGTGGCGCACGTGAACGGCCCGGCCGCCTGCGTTCGGTGATCTACGGGGCCTCGCCGATGCCGCGCCCGGTGATCGAGAAGGCCATGCGGGCCTGGGGCCCGATCTTCACCCAGTACTACGGCCAGACCGAGGCGCCACTGTGCCTGTCGGTCCTGGCGGCCGAGGACCACGTCGGCCCGGACGCGCCGCTGGGCTCGTGCGGGCAGCCGTCCGTGGACGCGGAGATCCGGCTGGTCGACGAGCGCGGGGCCGAGGTCGCACCCGGGCAGCCCGGCGAGGTGACGGTGCGCGCGCCGTTCGCGATGGCGGGGTACCTGGACGCGCCCGAGCTGAACGCCGCCACGTTCCTGGGCGACGGCTGGCTGCGCACCCGCGACGTCGCGCGCATGGACGAGCGGGGTTTCCTCTACCTCGTCGACCGCACCTCGGACATGATCGTGAGCGGGGCGTACAACGTCTACCCGCGCGAGGTCGAGGACGCGCTGCACACACATCCGGCGGTGGCGGAGTGCGCCGTGGTCGGCGCCCCGGACGAACGCTGGGTGGAGGCCGTCGTCGCCTTCGTGGTCCGCCGGCCCGGGGCCGCGGTGACCGGGACCGAGCTGGCCGAGCACGTACGCGTCCGGCTCGCGGGCTACAAGGTCCCCAAACGGGTGGAGTTCGTGCCGGCGATCCCCAAGAGCGGGGTGGGCAAGATCCTGCGCCGGGAGCTGCGCGATCCGCTCTGGGCCGGCGCGGGGCGTGCCCGATGA
- a CDS encoding crotonase/enoyl-CoA hydratase family protein has product MIRVERAGPITTVVIDRPEVRNAVDPEHAARLHEAFTAFDADPEARVAVLYGEGGTFCAGADLKAVSAGGFDVAPPDESDLGPMGPTRLRLSKPVVAAVAGHAVAGGLELALWCDLRVAEEDAVFGVFCRRWGVPLVDGGTVRLPRLIGLSPAMDMILTGRPVGAEEAARLGLANRVVPSGQARREAEELAAEIARFPQLCMRHDRLSALEQDGLSLTAAMDNEWRHGEVALDTEAQSGAARFAKGGGRHGDFDVI; this is encoded by the coding sequence ATGATCCGCGTCGAGCGAGCGGGGCCGATAACCACCGTCGTGATCGACCGGCCCGAGGTGCGCAACGCCGTCGACCCCGAGCACGCGGCCCGGCTGCACGAGGCGTTCACCGCCTTCGACGCGGACCCCGAGGCGCGCGTCGCCGTGCTGTACGGCGAGGGTGGGACGTTCTGCGCCGGTGCCGACCTGAAGGCGGTCTCCGCCGGCGGGTTCGACGTCGCCCCGCCGGATGAGTCCGACCTCGGCCCGATGGGCCCGACGCGGCTGCGGCTGTCCAAACCGGTGGTCGCCGCCGTGGCCGGTCACGCGGTGGCGGGGGGCCTGGAGCTGGCGCTCTGGTGTGACCTGCGCGTCGCCGAGGAGGACGCGGTGTTCGGGGTCTTCTGCCGGCGGTGGGGCGTACCCCTGGTCGACGGCGGGACCGTACGCCTGCCGCGCCTCATCGGCCTGAGCCCGGCCATGGACATGATCCTGACCGGCCGTCCGGTCGGTGCCGAGGAGGCGGCGCGGCTCGGGCTGGCCAACCGGGTCGTGCCATCCGGCCAGGCGCGGCGTGAGGCGGAGGAGCTGGCCGCCGAGATCGCCAGGTTCCCCCAGCTGTGCATGCGGCATGACCGGCTGTCGGCGCTCGAGCAGGACGGCCTGTCCCTCACGGCGGCGATGGACAACGAATGGCGGCATGGCGAGGTCGCACTGGACACCGAGGCGCAGAGTGGCGCGGCGCGGTTCGCGAAGGGCGGCGGGCGGCACGGCGACTTCGACGTGATCTGA
- a CDS encoding cytochrome P450, translating into MTADHTETAPPSEPPAGCPAHGDRFPLYGPELAIDPAGAYARLREHGPLAPVELSPGVPATLVTGYAAALGVLRDPNTFPKDPRGWQRTVAADCPVLPMMMYRPNCRHADGSAHSRLRMAVTDSLARVDLFALRGYVEASADTLIARFAGKGAADLVADYARVLPLLVFNELFGCPPDLGDSLVMGMSGIFDTVNAKQSNEIMRAAVLDLVQLKRRDPGHDVTSWLAEHPVRLTDEEMMHQILTLLGAGTEPTQNLIVNGLRLLLSDDRFGGDLSGGNLQVEDAIDEVLWTDPPLANFAMTYPTHDVEYEGVVLPKDQPVVISLAAANTDPMLTAEHREGNRAHLAWSAGAHTCPAQGQARLITSVAIEKVLDALPEMELAVPVRLLKWRPGPFHRALTALPVNFPPVTGRMAGDAWRDRPDTDTRPDLRMPPQRGAERADGLAAVLSAARARPVRKNRYRQWRDSVLRRLRRP; encoded by the coding sequence GTGACCGCCGACCACACCGAGACGGCACCGCCGTCCGAACCACCGGCGGGCTGTCCGGCCCACGGGGACCGTTTCCCGTTGTACGGGCCGGAGCTCGCCATCGACCCGGCCGGCGCCTACGCACGGCTGCGTGAGCACGGGCCGCTCGCTCCGGTCGAGCTGTCCCCTGGCGTGCCCGCCACGCTCGTCACCGGGTACGCGGCCGCCCTCGGCGTGCTGCGCGACCCGAACACCTTCCCCAAGGACCCGCGGGGGTGGCAGCGCACCGTGGCCGCGGACTGCCCGGTGCTGCCGATGATGATGTACCGGCCGAACTGCCGGCACGCCGATGGCTCCGCGCACAGCCGGCTGCGGATGGCGGTGACCGACAGCCTCGCCCGTGTGGACCTGTTCGCGCTGCGCGGCTATGTCGAGGCCAGCGCCGACACGCTCATCGCCCGGTTCGCCGGCAAGGGCGCGGCCGACCTGGTCGCCGACTACGCCAGGGTCCTGCCGCTGCTGGTCTTCAACGAGCTCTTCGGTTGCCCGCCGGACCTCGGCGACAGCCTCGTCATGGGCATGAGCGGCATCTTCGACACGGTCAACGCCAAGCAGTCGAACGAGATCATGCGGGCGGCCGTCCTGGACCTGGTCCAGCTCAAGCGCAGGGATCCCGGGCACGACGTGACGTCGTGGCTCGCGGAGCACCCCGTACGGCTCACGGACGAGGAGATGATGCACCAGATCCTCACCCTCCTCGGCGCCGGCACCGAGCCCACGCAGAACCTCATCGTGAACGGCCTGCGGCTGCTGCTGTCCGACGACCGGTTCGGCGGCGACCTGTCGGGCGGCAACCTGCAGGTCGAGGACGCGATCGACGAGGTCCTGTGGACCGACCCGCCGCTGGCCAACTTCGCGATGACCTACCCCACGCACGACGTGGAGTACGAAGGCGTGGTGCTGCCCAAGGACCAGCCGGTCGTCATCAGCCTCGCCGCCGCGAACACCGACCCGATGCTGACCGCCGAGCACCGGGAGGGCAACCGCGCCCACCTCGCCTGGAGCGCCGGCGCGCACACCTGTCCCGCACAGGGACAGGCGCGGCTCATCACCTCGGTCGCGATCGAGAAGGTCCTGGACGCTCTGCCCGAGATGGAGCTCGCCGTACCGGTCCGCCTGCTGAAGTGGCGGCCGGGTCCGTTCCACCGCGCGCTGACGGCGTTGCCCGTCAACTTCCCGCCGGTGACCGGGCGGATGGCGGGGGACGCCTGGCGTGACAGGCCCGACACCGACACCCGGCCCGATCTGAGGATGCCACCGCAACGTGGTGCCGAGCGGGCGGACGGCCTGGCCGCCGTGCTGTCGGCGGCGCGGGCCCGGCCGGTGCGCAAGAACAGGTACAGGCAGTGGCGCGACTCGGTGCTAAGGCGGCTCCGCCGGCCCTGA
- a CDS encoding GTP-binding protein codes for MGFALASDQMYLRDTVRTSVKLLIVGHFAVGKTTLVGALSEIRPLRTEELMTQAGESVDDLAGVPAKTTTTVAMDFGRLTLSDDMVLYLFGAPGQERFTPLWHDLARGALGALVLADTRRIEESFDVMTLLEERGLRYAVAINQFDDAPVFPEEELREALDLLPTTPLITCDARDRGSATRALIALVEYLIDSHDQEHA; via the coding sequence ATGGGCTTCGCGCTCGCCTCTGACCAGATGTACCTGCGGGACACCGTACGCACATCGGTAAAACTCCTGATCGTCGGGCACTTCGCGGTAGGGAAGACCACTCTGGTCGGTGCGCTGTCGGAGATCCGTCCGCTGCGCACCGAGGAACTCATGACGCAGGCCGGGGAGAGCGTGGACGACCTGGCCGGAGTGCCGGCCAAGACCACGACCACCGTCGCGATGGACTTCGGCCGGCTGACCCTCAGCGACGACATGGTGCTGTACCTGTTCGGCGCGCCGGGGCAGGAGCGCTTCACCCCGCTGTGGCACGACCTGGCGCGCGGTGCCCTCGGCGCGCTGGTGCTCGCCGACACCCGGCGCATCGAGGAGTCCTTCGACGTGATGACGCTGCTGGAGGAGCGCGGACTGCGCTACGCGGTGGCCATCAACCAGTTCGACGACGCGCCGGTCTTCCCCGAGGAGGAGTTGCGCGAGGCTCTCGACCTGCTCCCGACCACTCCTCTCATCACCTGTGACGCGCGTGATCGTGGCTCCGCCACCCGTGCGCTGATCGCGCTCGTGGAGTACCTCATCGACAGCCACGACCAGGAGCACGCGTGA
- a CDS encoding DUF742 domain-containing protein translates to MSPKRPERALVRPHVVTGGRAHPTRNIFDLVTLVSASRTTVTGLNPEKRRVMELCRGGALSVAEVAAHLSLPVGIVKVLLSDLVDSGHIVTRASVSEADQSENRLLREVLDGLRARL, encoded by the coding sequence GTGAGCCCGAAGCGGCCGGAACGCGCGCTCGTACGGCCTCACGTCGTCACCGGAGGCCGTGCCCATCCGACTCGCAACATCTTCGATCTGGTCACTCTCGTGAGCGCCAGCCGTACGACGGTCACCGGGCTGAACCCGGAGAAACGCCGGGTGATGGAGCTGTGCCGGGGCGGCGCCCTGTCCGTCGCCGAGGTGGCCGCGCATCTGTCGCTGCCCGTCGGCATCGTGAAGGTGCTGCTGTCCGATCTCGTGGACAGCGGGCACATCGTGACCCGCGCGTCCGTTTCCGAGGCCGATCAATCCGAGAATCGGCTGCTCCGGGAGGTGCTGGATGGGCTTCGCGCTCGCCTCTGA
- a CDS encoding roadblock/LC7 domain-containing protein, with translation MNDAVTNKLGWMLDDALKMPETRHAILLSADGLLMAHSERISVDDAERHAAGMSGLQSLARSTAEFCGDPRTTWRQTVSEFDDGYVFLVAAGPGAYLAVSATENVDMEAVSFRLQELVQRLGKELSTPPRTGLGGVR, from the coding sequence ATGAACGATGCCGTGACCAACAAGCTCGGCTGGATGCTCGACGATGCCCTGAAGATGCCAGAGACGCGGCACGCCATCCTGCTGTCCGCCGACGGACTGCTCATGGCCCACTCCGAGCGGATCAGCGTGGACGACGCCGAGCGGCACGCCGCCGGGATGTCCGGACTGCAGTCGCTCGCCCGCAGCACGGCCGAGTTCTGCGGTGACCCGCGGACCACGTGGCGGCAGACCGTGAGCGAGTTCGACGACGGATACGTCTTCCTCGTCGCCGCCGGGCCGGGCGCGTACCTGGCCGTGTCGGCCACCGAGAACGTCGACATGGAGGCGGTGTCCTTCCGGCTGCAGGAGCTCGTCCAGCGGCTGGGCAAGGAGCTCAGCACCCCGCCCCGTACCGGTCTGGGTGGCGTGCGGTGA
- a CDS encoding ATP-binding protein has protein sequence MEQIILAVAVCCLAVAAFAVLVMLLRQRRITARLRSRVATLEGGQRLRDDELAHLVTTRLPVLVESLYGRPVDVPGPLQPRLNEFPYGRHLEKVTEMFGESAGRAKIRADESAKATLKSMMRGVQSLANEQQLAISRMQLRHDDPDVLEGLLKIDHMNAQLGRRAQVSAVLCGSWPGLQRSASPLTDVVRGGTSRIRDYLRVQLHSQVSDAVVSRAVEPVVLAVAELLDNAARHSQPNTPVEVNFQPGHNGMAIVIDDAGVAMNAEELKRAERLLGGQDEVDINRLGDPPQVGFAVIGVLAARYGFSVSVDSRSPYGGVRAVVFLPSALLTRADDRAKADRAKSERAKAERAKTERPKADRAETARPPAEPSTEPAEPAAASAGKKPPLTAGGLPRRRRVSAEAGQPQPAVRSEPATPPAASSSPASSSPAASNTEFDQQYPAAQAGEAGRSARQTAGDLGAWQRGTRSGRATVPTESEGKSQA, from the coding sequence ATGGAGCAAATAATCTTGGCGGTGGCGGTCTGTTGCCTGGCCGTGGCCGCATTCGCCGTCCTGGTCATGCTGTTGCGGCAGCGGCGGATCACCGCCCGCCTGCGCAGCCGGGTCGCCACACTCGAAGGCGGCCAGAGACTCCGTGACGACGAGCTGGCGCATCTGGTCACGACGCGCCTCCCCGTCCTGGTCGAATCGCTGTACGGACGTCCGGTCGACGTGCCCGGTCCGCTCCAGCCACGGCTGAACGAGTTCCCCTACGGGCGCCACCTGGAAAAGGTCACGGAGATGTTCGGCGAGTCCGCCGGCCGGGCCAAGATCCGCGCCGACGAGTCGGCCAAGGCCACGCTGAAGTCCATGATGCGCGGCGTCCAGAGCCTGGCCAACGAGCAGCAGCTCGCGATCTCGCGAATGCAGCTCCGCCACGACGACCCCGACGTGCTCGAGGGTCTCCTCAAGATCGACCACATGAACGCCCAGCTCGGCCGGCGGGCACAGGTCAGCGCCGTGCTCTGCGGGTCCTGGCCGGGCCTGCAGCGTTCGGCCTCACCGCTCACCGACGTCGTACGCGGCGGGACGTCACGGATCCGGGACTACCTGCGCGTCCAGCTCCACTCCCAGGTCAGCGACGCCGTCGTCAGCCGCGCGGTGGAACCCGTCGTCCTCGCGGTCGCTGAGCTGCTCGACAACGCGGCGCGGCACTCGCAGCCGAACACCCCGGTCGAGGTCAACTTCCAGCCGGGGCACAACGGGATGGCCATCGTCATCGACGACGCGGGCGTCGCGATGAACGCCGAGGAGCTGAAGCGCGCCGAGCGCCTCCTCGGCGGGCAGGACGAGGTGGACATCAACCGGCTGGGCGACCCGCCGCAGGTCGGCTTCGCCGTCATCGGCGTGCTCGCGGCGCGGTACGGCTTCAGCGTGTCGGTGGACTCGCGCTCGCCGTACGGCGGAGTGCGGGCCGTGGTCTTCCTGCCCTCCGCACTGCTGACGCGAGCGGACGACCGCGCCAAGGCGGACCGCGCCAAGAGCGAGCGTGCCAAGGCCGAGCGCGCCAAGACCGAGCGGCCCAAGGCCGACCGCGCCGAGACCGCACGCCCGCCCGCGGAGCCGTCCACGGAACCCGCCGAACCCGCGGCAGCCAGTGCGGGGAAGAAGCCGCCACTGACCGCCGGAGGGCTGCCGCGACGCCGCCGCGTCTCGGCGGAGGCCGGTCAGCCGCAGCCCGCGGTCCGCTCCGAGCCGGCCACGCCGCCGGCGGCATCCTCGTCCCCGGCATCCTCGTCCCCGGCGGCCTCGAACACCGAGTTCGACCAGCAGTACCCGGCGGCCCAGGCCGGCGAGGCGGGCAGGTCGGCCCGGCAGACCGCCGGCGACCTCGGAGCCTGGCAGCGGGGTACCCGATCCGGCCGTGCCACCGTCCCGACCGAATCCGAAGGGAAATCGCAGGCATGA
- a CDS encoding PP2C family protein-serine/threonine phosphatase: MQQREPLSRPPWRQGQALWLIPVVVLIASIMVADSLLPDSVHLGPLLAVTPAIAALFAGPRMTAAIGILALLALVLAGRLRGGLATLNREVQIVSLVAITVFVVVFCLLRERGQRQLAQVRSVAEAAQRVVLRPVPPRIGPLRLASVYLAAAAGAGIGGDLYAAARIDRSTRLLIGDVRGKGLAAISDAAVLLCAFREAAHRRSGLPGLARRLEASMAREAAEWAQTEQDAAEFFVTAALAEVPDDEPVVHLVSCGHPPPLLLRDGQVLTLQVAAPAPPLGMGEVATAGHVMETFPFATGDRLVLYTDGVIEARDRSGAFYPLAERLPAWRGSDPDALVRWIRDDLLAHVGGRLPDDAAIVAVERQA, encoded by the coding sequence ATGCAGCAACGGGAGCCGCTCTCCCGCCCTCCGTGGCGACAGGGCCAAGCGCTGTGGCTGATCCCGGTCGTGGTCCTCATCGCGTCGATCATGGTCGCCGACAGCCTCCTGCCGGACAGCGTGCACCTCGGGCCGCTCCTGGCCGTGACGCCCGCCATCGCGGCGCTGTTCGCGGGCCCTCGCATGACGGCCGCGATCGGGATCCTCGCCCTGCTGGCGCTGGTCCTCGCCGGCCGCCTGCGCGGTGGGCTGGCCACGCTCAACCGCGAGGTGCAGATCGTCTCACTCGTGGCGATCACGGTCTTCGTGGTGGTCTTCTGCCTCCTGCGCGAGCGTGGCCAGCGCCAGCTCGCGCAGGTGCGGTCGGTCGCGGAGGCCGCGCAGCGGGTCGTGCTCCGCCCGGTACCGCCCCGGATCGGCCCGCTACGGCTCGCGTCGGTGTACCTCGCCGCGGCGGCCGGGGCCGGCATCGGCGGCGACCTGTACGCCGCCGCGCGCATCGACCGCTCCACCCGCCTGCTGATCGGCGACGTACGCGGAAAGGGGCTGGCGGCCATCAGCGACGCCGCCGTACTGCTCTGTGCCTTCCGCGAGGCGGCGCACCGGCGCAGCGGCCTGCCCGGTCTCGCCCGCCGTCTCGAGGCCAGCATGGCCCGCGAGGCCGCAGAGTGGGCTCAGACCGAGCAGGACGCCGCGGAGTTCTTCGTCACCGCCGCCCTGGCCGAGGTCCCCGACGACGAACCGGTGGTGCACCTGGTCTCCTGCGGGCATCCGCCGCCGCTGTTGCTGCGCGACGGCCAGGTGCTCACCCTGCAGGTCGCCGCCCCCGCACCGCCACTGGGCATGGGCGAGGTCGCCACCGCCGGCCACGTCATGGAGACCTTCCCGTTCGCGACCGGCGACCGGCTCGTCCTCTACACCGACGGGGTGATCGAGGCGCGCGACCGGTCCGGCGCCTTCTACCCGCTCGCCGAGCGGCTGCCGGCCTGGAGGGGCTCGGACCCCGACGCGCTCGTCCGCTGGATCCGCGACGACCTGCTCGCCCACGTCGGTGGCCGCCTGCCCGACGACGCCGCGATCGTGGCGGTCGAACGCCAGGCGTAA
- a CDS encoding SDR family oxidoreductase, with protein sequence MSEETKVALVAGATRGAGRGIAVELGATGATVYVTGRSTRERRSEMDRPETIEETAEMVTAAGGRGIPVRVDHLEPEQVEALVERIDREQGRLDVLVNDIWGGELLFSWTDRLWEHSLETGLRILRLAIDTHIITSHYALPLLIRRPGGLVVEVTDGTADYNAGKYRVSFFYDLAKTSVTRMAFAQAEELAPFGGTAVSLTPGWLRSEIMLDNFGVTEADWRDALAAQPHFAISETPFYTGRAVVALAGDPEVSRWNGRSLSSGGLAQEYGFTDVDGSRPDAWRYVVEVQDAGRPADVTGYR encoded by the coding sequence ATGAGCGAGGAGACGAAGGTCGCATTGGTGGCGGGGGCGACGCGTGGCGCGGGCCGTGGCATCGCCGTGGAGCTGGGCGCCACGGGAGCCACGGTGTACGTCACCGGGCGCAGCACACGGGAGCGGCGCTCGGAGATGGACCGGCCGGAAACGATCGAGGAGACCGCCGAGATGGTCACCGCCGCCGGCGGCCGTGGCATCCCGGTGCGGGTCGACCACCTCGAACCCGAGCAGGTCGAGGCGCTGGTCGAGCGGATCGACCGGGAGCAGGGACGGCTCGACGTGCTCGTCAACGACATCTGGGGCGGCGAGCTCCTGTTCAGCTGGACCGACCGGCTGTGGGAGCACTCTCTGGAGACGGGCCTGCGCATCCTGCGGCTGGCGATCGACACCCACATCATCACCAGCCACTACGCGCTCCCGCTCCTGATCAGGCGGCCGGGCGGGCTGGTGGTCGAGGTGACCGACGGCACCGCGGACTACAACGCGGGCAAATACCGCGTCTCCTTCTTCTACGACCTCGCCAAGACGTCGGTCACGCGCATGGCGTTCGCGCAGGCCGAGGAGCTGGCCCCGTTCGGCGGGACCGCGGTCTCCCTGACGCCGGGCTGGCTCCGCTCGGAGATCATGCTGGACAACTTCGGCGTCACCGAGGCCGACTGGCGCGACGCCCTGGCGGCACAACCGCACTTCGCCATCTCCGAGACGCCCTTCTACACGGGCCGCGCGGTGGTGGCGCTGGCCGGCGACCCGGAGGTGAGCCGCTGGAACGGCCGATCGCTGTCCAGCGGAGGGCTCGCCCAGGAGTACGGCTTCACCGATGTCGACGGCAGCCGGCCCGACGCCTGGCGCTATGTGGTCGAGGTCCAGGACGCCGGCCGTCCCGCCGACGTGACCGGTTACCGCTGA